The following is a genomic window from Penaeus chinensis breed Huanghai No. 1 chromosome 7, ASM1920278v2, whole genome shotgun sequence.
GGAGGATGAGAAATTGATCGAATTTGATAAACTCCTGAAAGATCTGAACGCTGCAACCTTCGCGGTGGGTGTGCGTGACTTTTTCCCAGGCTTGAAGTATCTGCCCAAATATCTGCAGAATATTCTCTTCAGTATGGATCGCATTGAAGGATTTAAAGAGAAGTTCCTCAATTACTTAGATGTAAGTAGTGGGGAGTATCGAGATTATGATTCCAGAATGTaattttgaagaaaacaaaaatattattattattttatttgtttgtctaggtattaattcattattttttatttgttttatttatttactttattacctacctacctacctgcttactgtctatctatctattcatctatttatttatgcatatattgatctagcagtatatttatttacttgcctATATAATTATTCGTTTATCTATGCATCCAGTCATCTATTTACTTActgttttattcctcttttttttattatttattttattcctcgtttttcttcctctaccAATGCAACAGGAATTGGTTATTGAACACAAGGCATCCCTGGACCCCGATAACCCGGGAGATCTCATTGATGCTTACCTCTTGGAGTTAAAGGAAGGCAGTGAGAGTCCAGATGTCATTCGCAGTGGTGAGTTGCTGGGGATATTTCGGCTGGAATTTCGATGTTAAgagagtttcttcttcttcttcgtcttctctttttattgTAAAGATGCACagactaatgtgaatatggtatggcgttgttgttttttattaacgTAAAGGTATATAATACCGAGACCAAACTGAGAACGAAATCATGACGTCTCGATGGGGGCACGCCAAGGAATATTAAACCGATTTCCTTCCAGAAAGGGATTTGGGTCTCCTGGTCCTCGATCTGTTCTTTGCCGGGAGTGAGACGACCACGTACACTCTCACCTTCATGATGCAATACCTAGCCATGAACCCTGACATTCAGAAGACGATGCAAGAAGAGATAGACCAAGTACTGCCTAAAGGTATCCTGGCTACACTCGAAGACAAACCGAGGTAACGCGAAGGACTGatattattgtgttatttctcattctctatcacaTGTTACAGAAGAACCTGAACTGAAGATGCACTGCAACGCATGCGTATTCATATGTGAtaaatcttatttttatatatatatttacatatagtgtgtatatgtgtgtatgcgtgtgttttctAGTCTTGTCCTTTATTCCCAGGTTACCATACACCGAGGCAGTACTTCATGAAATTCTACGtttgtcttccctccttcccgtagGAGCTCAGCACAGCGCTGTTACAGACACGCAGCTGGGAGGATATTACATTCCAAAGGTACAACTTTTTTATGCGCTCTTTTAAATGGGATTTCTGTGTTACCCACACGGGCTTTGGAATACCTATGATACTATTGCCAGAGGTAATTCAGGGTCCGTATGTTGATTCGAGTAATTTTTGGTAGGGAATTCAGGTGTCACTCAGTCGGAGTGACACTTGTGTGTTCTAATATAACTTAAAATAACGCCAAGAAAGCAGCGCTGGGTCAGAGAAGTCTAGACGATCCTTAACATTTTTTATCTTACTCGTGGATAAAATTCTAACAACCACTCGTACTAAAGATGAGAACATTTACACATTGGGAAACAACAAGGACCAGAGAAAGCTAGTTTATCTTATCTAAATCCTGTAATAGATAAAATTCCAATTACCACTCCTAATTAAAGGGGGAGGATTTAAACACTAGAATACGACCAGAATTGTGGCTTAGGAGGGAATCATCTGTCCCCAGGGTACGATCATCGCCACATCAGCAATGTCTATGCACAGTGACCCGAGGTACTGGGAGAAGCCGGAAGCACTGAAGCCCGAACGCTGGCTCGACGAGAACGGGAAATTCACCACGAAGAAGGAAGGGTTCATGCCCTTCGGTTCAGGTGTGTGGTGTTGCTACCGGAAGTTTAATTTTGATgtagtttgctctctctctctctctctctctctctctctctctctctctctctctctctctctctctctctctctctctctctctctctctgacatctaGTTGATTGATgacatatttctttcatttatacaTTCTTTGgattcatttatatttctttgagGATTAAGCATGTTGTATTTTTACTTCTATGAAATTAGTAACGATACCATTACTATCGTTTATACACTCAAGTTGTTCAGCAAGTTGTATACAAATTGGTAGCGAAACCATTTCCTTCATTTAAACAAATGAACACATTTGTGTTTCAAAGTTATTCATGCTCCATTGAAGATCTGACAAGGGTTGTTCTACTCGCAGGCAAGAGAGCCTGCCTTGGAGAGTCCCTGGCCCGCATGGAGCTTCTTATCTTCGCCACAGCAATGCTTCAGAGTCTCAGCTTCGCCCCGCCACCAGGCTCCACTGTGGACGTCACAGCTGATCCCGCGGTGCCAATGTTCCACACCCCGAGGAATCAAgacatctttatcactattcgCTAAATGTATCTCCGAGAATTCGTTTCTGTTCTGAGTAATAGATGATTTCATCGTTACATGGCCCGTTCTTGTTCATGACAAACGATGCTTAGTGTCTTCCAGGTTTATGATTCCTTTAAGAAGGGGATGGGATGAAATTCAGGGTTATATTCCTTTAACAATCCCAGGGTTATGATGCACTGGCAGcatataaggaagagagagggattaaaTACTCTGTCATGTTCCATTAATAATCCCTCTGCAGTGTGCAGACTTATTCCAAGATTTCCAAGCCTGAGAGTAATAGCGTGAGTAAGAGAATAGGACTgaagacgcctagaacaagatcaAATTGCCTTTCTTAAAagtcaaaataaaggaaaactcCAGAGTAGACTGTCATTTTTCTATATAAGTAAAATGTACTTAACTCTTATCCAACTTCCTGTAAAATGTAATTTTTCGATTTTATGACCGTGATTTGTTGATACTCCAAGTGCTCCAGTATGTTTTCTGTGAACAATATGCAACCAGGAGAAAGTTGTCACATGTATTGCAATGCTATTATTGAAGTCAACTTGAGAGCATAAGTTGTAAGTGGTGTCGCAGGTAAACGTGGGGATCCTATGTCGTTATCAAAGACGTCACAGGCCTTTACTATGGATCTCTAACGAACATCTACATTGACGAAAGAATGCCCAATGCCATAGCTCAAGGATGGAAATTTGTCGGGCATTTGAGAATACCTCGAGAGAATGATGTCTTAACCTTGCTCTCTATAAAACATTTAGGTCCTATTATGTCTTTAACGTGGAAAATCACCGATGTTTCATCCTGAGGCTTAGTGACTGGCACAAGCGAGATCTGCCTGCAAATTGTGTTTCtaacataaaatatgtaaatgaactaGTAGTATATTGTGATTTAGTGGGGTTAATTGTCCACTGCTGATATATCTAATACAAAgaagtattgtttttttatatgtaataaaaCAGGTTATTACAATATCACACTCAAATATAAAAAACTTACACACCCACTTTACTTTGACCTCTCCTACCTTGTATGAAAGCCGAAAGGTAAGAAATGCTGACCAGATCTCCGTAGAACTTTATCTTGGAAGTGACCTTGATATTAACGAGGCTGTATTAGGCTTACGGTTACCTTGTAGATAAACGTTAATACCCTGAAGGACTCCGAATGAAAACACATTTATTAGCTATAGTTTCTTTGTTACGGGAAATGGAACGTACACCGGATGACGTCAcgcaaatgtaaataataataataataatcataatcataaataatcaGAACCTCgtgacattttatttttgttttccttttgcagGAAATTTCAACGTTTGCTATCAAAACAGCGAGACTCTTAAGTTATACGtgtaaaaataaaatgcaaaaagaGGATACTGAGGctaatactgaaaaaaatgaatagccaaaatagaaaattaaaaagacaTAATGTATCGCATaggaaaaacataataataatagcataatatagTAAGAACCACGTAGAGCAAAGGTGATGAatacagtaatatcaatgatgtaataataatactaatggacGACTAAATGGTTATATCCAAGCAAAAGTAACTCCTCTCTGCCTTCATTCATCATGAGAAATCATCAAAATTTTGTGTTACAAACTGAACTGATCTTAGAGTGTACTTGAGTATTGTTaatccaatgccgacgggcatggcatgtacatacataccatgcccactatgagtttatttgtataattacgttatcttattttgccgttactaatgtttataaccctatagtaattataatatttataataaaatagcaccatcaatattcatagcattagtaaaaaatacgtttttcccgccaattcaaggaaagttgaaataaggtaaggtcacaaggtctactaaccgactcctttgtggctaagcactagcagagccatctatgtgctgagacatttcacaaaaatataaaaaatgagcacaacattttccctattttttattaattttccccggcggcattgggttaattcaaGCTGTGccaaatttcaacttgaacagcggcttttcgaTAGTCTTCCAGCTTCCCACACCCTTCGCCTGCTCCCTTATGCCTGATCCTTttacctgacctcccttcgcttccgttcacctcTCCTCACCTGACATGTTTTCACCgcgtttcctctcctttctctcttttatattcccttctctcactttctcttcatacctgaaaatgaaatccaaaaggatttcgaaactctctccttttcaataaatcattttttaccacacacatatatatgtacacacacacatacatgtatatatgtatatatacatgtatgtgtattgcatatgtatgcatgtatatgtatataattatatatgtatatgtatataattatatatgtatatgtacataattatatatgtatatgtacataattatatatgtatatgtacataattatatatgtatatgtacataattatatatgtatatgtacataattatatatgtatatgtacataattatatatgtatatgtacataattatatatgtatatgtacataattatatatgtatatgtacataattatatatgtatatgtacataattatatatgtatatgtacataattatatatgtatatgtacataattatatatgtatatgtacataattatatatgtatatgtacataattatatatgtatatgtacataattatatatgtatatgtacataattatatatgtatatgtacataattatatatgtatatgtacataattatatatgtatatgtacataattatatatgtatatgtatataattatatatgtatatgtatataattatatatgtatatgtatataattatatatgtatatgtatataattatatatgtatatgtatataattatatatgtatatgtatataattatatatgtatatgtatataattatatatgtatatgtatataattacatatgtatatgtatataattatatatgtatatgtatataattacatatgtatatgtatatacatatgtatatgtatataattacatatgtatatgtatatacatatgtatatgtatatacatatgtatatatatacatttatttgaacagtcactacaggacataggtctctctcagaggctatttggcagttccacccttgcctgattggatgcccttcctaatcaacaacccttcggcgcgctaacacttgtgccacggcggtgacttctcctatgacacctgcgtttgacttcacaaggcgatatgtcgttttctcgccgcgagattGGGTTCGAGCCAGAAGTCATAGCACAGGCCTTTTTGCGACTGTCGGGAcgaggaactgaactcgggaccatgagagtcggagtccaatgctctaaccactagccatcgcggcagtcacacacacacacacacacacacacacacacacacacacacacacacacacacacacacacacacacacacacacacacacacacacacacacgtatctatatatgcacacacacatgtatatatttatatgaatatatatacatgtatatttatatatataattatgacatatatacatacacatacttatacatataaaagcaAAAAGACGACAAATGCATAGTCTCTGTGTACAAATATGGCATCCAACCACTTAACGTATATGGGGTACTGCGAACGAAGACGGGAGAGAGACATTCCATCGACTGACCCCATGATTAGCGTCAAATCCCCAAACATTACTCCAAGTAACGTCATATATATGACCtgaggatagaatccaggtggattccgaaactgttgtcaaactttcaataaatctagttttactttgtgggtttttccactatagtatcagcacggtagagtgctttcaccattcatgtatatgtttgtatatgtatgtatatgcatatgtatacgtatatatatgcatatacagacaaagaAGATACATACGCACTCTTTTACTCATGTTTTAATtgacaattaaatatataaaataattaatgaatagatatagaaaaatctatagataaagaaattgataggagagtaagtagatatataaatggatatacagaCGAATCAATAAATAAGCAGATacatgaagaaaaagataagtaatagatgatagatataagaaaaacaaaaaaaggaataaagcgcAGTCGGAAGTTTGATttgacacgcgcgcgcgcagacacacacacacacacacacacacacacacacacacacacacacacacacacacacacgcacacgcacacgcacacgcacacgcacacatacactaggGTGTTTTattaaatccgactttttcagaatcattcagcaagttgctaaacaggcgcctactatgcttaaatgacgacaggcaaaatattagacaaatcaaaaaatatctactattcgcaatttttgattaaagtataataccatttccgtcgctgggatgaggtgtggcggcatgacccacggaagggcatttcggttcatccgacattatggcagaatcaaacatagggaaacttaggtcattgcgaatgattcctggggacttccgtaaagattcccagtcactatgcatttccatataaacttgtgctaccttaataatgcacatttctcgctcgcctatattgtggtgacgatttcgtcagtggcaatatggcacttcgacgtggtggtttgcgcagtgccgatacacatatactgaaagagtttggtaccattgatgttttgccacctagaccactgccgaagagtgacattcttgctcgatactgtggaCAAttggacatggtaaccagacactaaaaggatgctcaaaagatagcttgccatgcaataatttgactattacggaatctcagattttatccaagttgcaggcggaaattgctttgctgtatagcaaattcggcattaagacaatatcaccttggtatatgaaagaaaaaataaagaaagagtactacgactccatcagaaatgtaacactgaagacaaaattctcgaaaactgtgattgtgtcatccaaggcaaagaaacaaccccgagaaatcctcaaggaagatatagattggtatgatgttattatcaggcgcaaagacgggaatttaacagactgaaatggaagcagaccaacaatgcagaagtcccatttatatgcaacagtgaagatattgcaaaaatgtcttttgccagttggtgtcagatggctgggatttttttgttccctcctacacatctgcctgaccattgacaccatattgaccaagctggaaggagtttgtgatggtaaTTTGCcgataaatccaagattggaataaagaacaacaccataaagtgtctgaaagcactgaaacaaatccaagaacaatcagaagtatatttgatttttgattttgactcttttcagaactgctattgaaacttcaaggaggtatgccaggattggctgtgaacttggctttcctagcagctacttctgtataatgcagatggtacacttcttcccttggctgttgatcatgattacgtcgatgaagttgcaaagatcttgaaaataggaattcgtgaaaaatggccatacacaccagccctattcaaaaataaggagaagcacaatttcactgcagaaaaactgtgtaatctgagtgtgaaagatttaatttcccaacatctgaccatagatatgaagtttgcatacttggcctatgatatgcaggaaatcgatatgtggaaacccaaaagttcattaatacctggccataatcaaaactgtgaaagactgattggagacatgtaaaaatgtgaagacataaacagaattgttgttgtaacagaaactagagaacggcgcagtcggagatatggcaatgtaaacaaaggagtagaatgaaaattaaattgtatgcaatatataatgttccaaataaaatcattactaaaatcctttccttttatagcctcttgttaaatagaatatgttacttcaaatcatttaagcgaagtgagaagtccgagagccacagcatgctctcggcgacccaagcccgattcggtgggagagaacacaaaataaaaagagaagtcaagccaactaattgaaaaattagtcttatggcaattacagaactttatataatattaatttataatagaaataatttggTTGCAAATTTtgtttaaagaaaagtataatattgaggtattttaaaaataaaatagttataccgacaataGAAAACAAAGCGTTATTTGCCGGTCGAAGCGGTGTCtagatcataattttatcaaaactttcaattgaaaatagagcaCGCGAgaaattctttgattttaataaaaaaatacatttccaaactcagaaaattcataggcgcctatttcttaccttgcccccgggattcgagcaaattttagaaaatcgacaattatcgAAACACCCTAAGtcgtacacgcatacgcacacgcacacgcacacgcacacgcacacacacacacacacacacacacacatatatatatatgtgtg
Proteins encoded in this region:
- the LOC125027238 gene encoding cytochrome P450 2L1-like translates to MLVEVVLTAALAVLLWAAFFRKPEGLPPGRWGLPAIGFIPLTRKSMEEQILDLHKKHGNIVLWRIGNQLMVFISDYQLGKEALSRSDFANRPDWDMFKLLEEVPLGVGSSNGAHWHANRRFALRQLRDLGMGKSKLVAGIQEQALKLVEILKQQANKAAPVPHALKVAVVNVIWQMVAGKMFEMEDEKLIEFDKLLKDLNAATFAVGVRDFFPGLKYLPKYLQNILFSMDRIEGFKEKFLNYLDELVIEHKASLDPDNPGDLIDAYLLELKEGSESPDVIRSERDLGLLVLDLFFAGSETTTYTLTFMMQYLAMNPDIQKTMQEEIDQVLPKGILATLEDKPRLPYTEAVLHEILRLSSLLPVGAQHSAVTDTQLGGYYIPKGTIIATSAMSMHSDPRYWEKPEALKPERWLDENGKFTTKKEGFMPFGSGKRACLGESLARMELLIFATAMLQSLSFAPPPGSTVDVTADPAVPMFHTPRNQDIFITIR